A region from the uncultured Holophaga sp. genome encodes:
- a CDS encoding M13 family metallopeptidase: MPIPLPRLSGLALALTLGLAPLAAQTAPHGIDRGNLDTAVKPCEDFFRYANGQWIAHNPIPADQTSWGAFNELYENNRKLIRTLLEEAAAARALPGSATQKVGDYYASGMDGKAIEKAGLKPFAPTLARIKGVTSSATLASVLGGLHQEGVSHAAFSMYVGQDDKDSSHYILQLSQGGLGLPDRDYYTRTDAKSLELKAKYEAHVATMFRLLGDSAPKAAAEAKTVLTLETKLAEASRTRVELRDPQANYHKLTPAELEKSAPGFAWSSYFKAIGLKPQKDLVVGQPAFFKAFGALAAGTPLAQWRTYLRWHAVRAYSSALPDRFGQESFAFYGKTLQGAEQRQERWKRVQDATGEALGELVGQLYVAKAFPPESKAKMIELVGNLKAALSERIQAAPWMSEVTRQQALHKLETFGLKIGYPDKWRDYSKLEVTRGSFLENERRAARFEFQRNLAKLGQPIDRGEWDMTPQTVNAYYSPNMNEIVFPAGILQPPFFDPKADDAVNYGAIGMVIGHEMTHGFDDQGCQYDAQGNLKNWWTPEDKKAYDARTALVVKQYDAYEPLPGLHVNGKLTLGENIADIGGLKVAFEALKKQWAKAGKPGIIDGFTPEQRFFLGYAQAWRFHARDAMVRLRVQTDPHSPAKFRVDGPLSDMPEFFEAFGCGVGNPMVRQEQERPAIW; the protein is encoded by the coding sequence ATGCCCATCCCGCTCCCTCGCCTCTCAGGACTCGCCCTCGCCCTCACCCTCGGGCTCGCCCCCCTGGCCGCCCAGACGGCACCCCACGGCATTGACCGGGGCAACCTGGACACCGCGGTAAAGCCCTGCGAAGACTTCTTCCGCTACGCCAATGGCCAGTGGATCGCCCACAACCCCATTCCGGCCGACCAGACCAGCTGGGGGGCCTTCAACGAGCTCTACGAGAACAACCGGAAGCTCATCCGCACCCTGCTGGAGGAGGCGGCCGCAGCCAGGGCCCTGCCGGGCTCCGCCACCCAGAAGGTGGGCGACTACTACGCCTCGGGCATGGACGGGAAGGCCATCGAGAAGGCCGGACTCAAGCCCTTCGCCCCCACCCTGGCCCGGATCAAGGGCGTCACCAGCTCCGCCACCCTCGCGTCGGTCCTGGGGGGACTCCACCAGGAAGGTGTCTCCCATGCCGCTTTTTCGATGTATGTCGGCCAGGATGACAAGGACAGCAGCCACTATATTCTCCAGCTCAGCCAGGGAGGCCTGGGTCTGCCCGATCGCGACTACTACACCCGCACAGACGCCAAGTCCCTGGAGCTGAAGGCGAAGTACGAAGCCCATGTGGCCACCATGTTCCGCCTGCTGGGCGACTCCGCTCCGAAGGCGGCCGCCGAGGCCAAGACGGTGCTGACCCTGGAGACCAAGCTGGCCGAGGCCTCCAGGACCCGGGTAGAGCTGCGGGACCCCCAGGCCAACTACCACAAGCTCACCCCCGCCGAGCTGGAGAAGAGCGCCCCGGGCTTCGCCTGGAGCAGCTACTTCAAGGCCATCGGCCTGAAGCCCCAGAAGGACCTGGTGGTAGGTCAGCCCGCCTTCTTCAAGGCCTTCGGGGCCCTGGCGGCCGGAACCCCGCTTGCCCAGTGGCGGACCTATCTGCGCTGGCATGCCGTCCGGGCCTACAGCAGCGCCCTTCCCGACCGCTTCGGACAGGAGTCCTTCGCCTTCTATGGCAAGACGCTCCAGGGAGCCGAGCAGCGCCAGGAGCGCTGGAAGCGGGTGCAGGACGCCACGGGCGAGGCCCTGGGTGAGCTGGTGGGCCAGCTCTACGTGGCCAAGGCCTTCCCCCCCGAGTCCAAGGCCAAGATGATCGAGCTGGTGGGCAACCTGAAGGCCGCCCTGAGTGAGCGGATCCAGGCCGCCCCCTGGATGAGCGAGGTCACCCGACAGCAGGCCCTCCACAAGCTGGAGACCTTCGGGCTCAAGATCGGCTACCCGGACAAGTGGCGGGACTACAGCAAGCTTGAGGTCACCCGCGGCAGCTTTCTGGAGAACGAGCGCCGGGCCGCCCGCTTCGAGTTCCAGCGCAATCTGGCCAAGCTGGGCCAGCCCATCGACCGCGGCGAGTGGGACATGACCCCCCAGACGGTGAATGCCTACTACAGCCCCAACATGAACGAGATCGTCTTCCCGGCGGGCATCCTCCAGCCCCCCTTCTTCGACCCCAAGGCGGACGACGCCGTGAACTACGGAGCCATCGGCATGGTCATCGGTCATGAGATGACCCATGGCTTCGACGACCAGGGCTGCCAGTACGACGCCCAGGGCAACCTCAAGAACTGGTGGACGCCCGAGGACAAGAAGGCCTATGACGCCCGCACCGCCCTGGTGGTGAAGCAGTACGACGCCTATGAGCCCCTGCCTGGACTGCACGTCAACGGAAAGCTCACCCTGGGCGAGAACATCGCCGACATCGGTGGGCTCAAGGTCGCCTTCGAGGCCCTGAAGAAGCAGTGGGCCAAGGCCGGCAAGCCAGGCATCATCGACGGCTTCACCCCCGAGCAGCGATTCTTCCTGGGCTACGCCCAGGCTTGGCGCTTCCACGCCCGGGACGCCATGGTCCGTCTGCGGGTGCAGACCGACCCCCACAGCCCCGCCAAGTTCCGGGTCGATGGCCCCCTCAGCGACATGCCCGAGTTCTTCGAGGCCTTCGGCTGCGGCGTCGGCAACCCCATGGTGCGCCAGGAGCAGGAGCGCCCGGCCATCTGGTAG
- a CDS encoding protein kinase — protein sequence MIDHLGKYEIIRSLGNGAMGEVFLAHHPVIGREVAIKTILPGVAKGEDAEARFRREAAAAGQLNHPNLVTIYDFDKDQGILYLVMEYVKGDDLEDLIRERGLSQSQFLEVLAQVCDGLGYAHRNGIIHRDVKPANVRVVRDGKRIQAKVMDFGIARMEDSNMTSTGIVMGTVSYMAPEYIQSGKASNLTDLFAVGVMLYEALTGTKPFAGDNTTTVLFKIVSENPRPIDLESIQGISPSVRDILDRTLAKDPARRYPSAEELARALRACKDPSWTGTLDEFTAVLERKQAEITAATQVDGTVMLDSQATAMVPAQPGTMLIPPVVAPPVVVSQVPPKGRTGLYAGVAVVVLALAGAGAWMGLRKPKSAAETPGAAAVPPPQGAPAQATTPSLSPEPGSQVKTQVSAQVQVPREQPQQTADPAGVKPQVQAEPPKAAPPVQTPPKVEESPEARMSRAMGLLSSDPRQAAAILRPLAYAKPDDPQLQGNYLAALYHARQTAEFERVMGAARTRGMGGLRLMGASPAFKHACGEERAAQKARNGTSLWEPLAFVRLLGMQ from the coding sequence ATGATCGACCATCTCGGCAAGTATGAAATCATCCGCTCCCTCGGCAACGGCGCCATGGGGGAGGTCTTCCTGGCCCATCACCCCGTCATCGGACGGGAGGTGGCCATCAAGACCATCCTTCCGGGTGTGGCCAAGGGGGAGGATGCCGAGGCCCGCTTCCGGCGGGAGGCCGCGGCGGCAGGGCAGCTGAACCATCCCAACCTGGTGACCATCTACGACTTCGACAAGGATCAGGGGATCCTCTATCTGGTGATGGAATATGTGAAGGGGGATGACCTAGAGGATCTCATCCGGGAGCGGGGGCTTTCGCAATCCCAGTTCCTGGAGGTCCTGGCCCAGGTCTGCGACGGCCTGGGTTACGCCCATCGCAACGGGATCATCCACCGGGATGTCAAGCCCGCCAATGTGCGCGTGGTGCGGGATGGCAAGCGGATCCAGGCCAAGGTCATGGACTTCGGCATCGCCCGCATGGAGGACAGCAACATGACTTCCACTGGGATCGTCATGGGCACCGTCAGCTACATGGCCCCCGAGTACATCCAGAGCGGCAAGGCCAGCAACCTGACGGACCTCTTCGCCGTGGGGGTCATGCTCTACGAAGCGCTCACGGGAACGAAGCCCTTCGCCGGGGACAACACCACGACCGTCCTCTTCAAGATCGTGTCCGAGAATCCCCGTCCCATCGACCTGGAGAGCATCCAGGGCATCAGTCCCAGCGTTCGGGACATCCTGGACCGGACCCTGGCCAAGGACCCCGCCCGTCGCTATCCGAGTGCCGAGGAGCTGGCCAGGGCCCTGCGGGCCTGCAAGGATCCCAGCTGGACCGGTACCCTGGATGAATTCACAGCCGTGCTGGAGCGCAAGCAGGCCGAGATCACCGCGGCGACCCAGGTGGATGGCACGGTGATGCTGGACAGCCAGGCGACCGCCATGGTTCCGGCCCAGCCCGGTACGATGCTCATTCCGCCCGTGGTGGCGCCTCCGGTGGTGGTTTCCCAGGTGCCCCCCAAGGGGCGCACCGGGCTCTATGCAGGGGTCGCTGTGGTGGTCCTGGCCCTGGCGGGAGCCGGAGCCTGGATGGGGCTCAGGAAGCCGAAATCCGCGGCGGAGACCCCGGGGGCGGCTGCTGTCCCGCCGCCGCAGGGGGCCCCGGCCCAGGCCACCACGCCCTCCCTTTCCCCGGAACCCGGCAGCCAGGTCAAGACCCAAGTGAGTGCCCAGGTCCAGGTGCCCCGGGAGCAGCCCCAGCAGACGGCGGACCCTGCAGGGGTCAAGCCCCAGGTCCAGGCCGAACCCCCCAAGGCAGCCCCGCCGGTCCAGACCCCCCCCAAGGTCGAGGAATCCCCGGAGGCCCGCATGAGCCGGGCCATGGGGCTGCTCTCCAGTGACCCCCGCCAGGCCGCGGCCATCCTCCGGCCCCTGGCCTATGCCAAGCCCGATGATCCCCAGCTCCAGGGCAACTACCTGGCCGCCCTCTACCACGCCCGTCAGACCGCCGAGTTCGAGCGCGTGATGGGGGCGGCCAGGACCCGGGGCATGGGGGGGCTCAGGCTGATGGGGGCCAGCCCGGCCTTCAAGCATGCCTGCGGCGAGGAGCGGGCGGCCCAGAAAGCCCGCAATGGCACGAGCCTCTGGGAGCCCCTGGCCTTCGTCAGACTGCTCGGCATGCAATAA
- a CDS encoding aminotransferase class V-fold PLP-dependent enzyme codes for MIYLDNNATTCPAPEVIELVAFCMREAYGNPSSGHVLGLAAEGQLVAARERVAALLGASPAEIVFNSGGTEGLNHAFRGVFEAFPKKRHFVSTLVEHSAVLALARWVRRQGGEATLVGVDPEGRLDLAALEAAIRPDTALISVMAANNETGVISPLEEVAALAKAKGVLLHVDATQAAGRMPLDVKRLGVDLLNLSAHKFHGPKGAGALYIRRGLRLPPLMLGGHQERDRRGGTENLPALAGMGLAARLAGEALSEMGRVRELRDRLEQGILARVSGCRAFGAAAPRLPNTSLMGFEGVDGEALQLRLSEAGICCSTGSACTTGQKEPSHVLQAMEAGSIARGALRLSLSRFTTELEVETVLELLPPLVAEIRHLGGGLR; via the coding sequence ATGATCTATCTCGACAACAACGCCACCACCTGTCCTGCACCCGAAGTCATCGAGCTGGTGGCCTTCTGCATGCGCGAAGCCTACGGCAACCCCAGCTCGGGGCACGTGCTGGGCCTCGCCGCCGAGGGCCAGCTGGTGGCGGCGCGGGAGCGGGTGGCCGCCCTCCTGGGGGCCTCCCCCGCTGAGATCGTCTTCAACAGTGGGGGGACGGAAGGGCTGAACCACGCCTTCCGGGGTGTCTTCGAGGCCTTTCCGAAGAAGCGTCACTTCGTGAGCACCCTGGTGGAGCACAGTGCTGTCCTGGCTCTGGCCCGCTGGGTCCGCCGCCAGGGTGGGGAGGCCACCCTGGTGGGAGTGGACCCTGAGGGCCGTCTGGACCTGGCGGCCCTGGAGGCGGCCATCCGTCCGGATACCGCTCTGATTTCCGTCATGGCGGCCAACAACGAGACCGGCGTCATCTCTCCCCTGGAGGAGGTGGCAGCCCTGGCCAAGGCCAAGGGGGTGCTGCTCCATGTTGACGCGACCCAGGCGGCTGGGCGGATGCCCTTGGATGTGAAGCGCCTTGGTGTGGATCTGCTCAACCTCAGTGCGCACAAGTTCCATGGTCCCAAGGGGGCGGGCGCCCTCTACATCCGGCGGGGGCTGCGCCTGCCGCCCCTGATGCTGGGGGGGCACCAGGAGCGCGATCGCCGGGGGGGCACCGAGAACCTCCCTGCCCTCGCCGGGATGGGGCTGGCGGCTCGGCTGGCGGGGGAGGCCCTGTCGGAGATGGGCAGGGTGCGGGAGTTGCGGGACCGGCTGGAGCAGGGGATCCTGGCCCGGGTCAGCGGGTGCCGGGCCTTCGGGGCCGCTGCGCCCCGTCTGCCCAACACGAGCCTGATGGGCTTCGAGGGGGTGGATGGGGAGGCCCTCCAGCTCCGGCTCAGCGAGGCAGGCATCTGCTGCTCCACGGGCAGCGCCTGCACCACGGGCCAGAAGGAGCCCAGCCATGTGCTGCAGGCCATGGAGGCGGGCTCCATTGCCCGGGGCGCGCTGCGCCTCTCCCTGAGCCGCTTCACCACAGAACTCGAGGTGGAGACCGTTCTGGAGCTCCTGCCGCCCCTGGTGGCGGAGATCCGGCACCTGGGCGGCGGGCTGCGTTAG
- a CDS encoding glycosyltransferase family 39 protein, with translation MSMSRRERWQFVGIWFFLGFVPLLMRSLWQPDEARYAEIPREMLASGDWLTPKLNYVLYFEKPPLQYWLSALSMKVFGVNAAAARLPMALATAISMWCAWRLARRLGVERPMQAVFMAATALIAYACGQILTLDALFSAFLVLSVTAGIEAVAARYQEKPALGWTLLAFGAQALAVLTKGLAGPVLLGGTLLCSLPWAWREPRLRRAFLRTFFDPLGWLLMLVIAVPWFVAVDRANPGHARFFFIHEHFERFTTHEHHRQGSKNPVLDKLYFVIILVPGLFPWLGRCLVGLRGAFGFLRRQGGPQSGEAPLHRWTVSALLMAFLVPLVFFSLSGSKLPPYILPVVVPLVAMGAAWLPEKGPWSRPMGRELFLLGLAFLAAGFIPGLIQDRSQIEWVFVLGAAFAALGAWGRWGRGLDRERFSALLVALCLLFTWVVNRSLGSSKALDRLARQAPADAQWISAGNYFQILPFIGRSPVTVVSGTGELDYGVGRLSETERERRFKAQPEELTSAALELRKEQPGRPVYALVTPGLWRHLPEEQHRAWEDLDRTSSAVLLRLR, from the coding sequence ATGAGCATGAGCCGCAGGGAGCGTTGGCAGTTCGTCGGTATCTGGTTCTTCCTGGGTTTCGTCCCGCTGCTGATGCGCTCGCTCTGGCAGCCGGACGAGGCCCGCTATGCCGAGATCCCCCGGGAGATGCTGGCCTCGGGGGACTGGCTGACGCCCAAGCTGAACTACGTGCTCTACTTCGAGAAGCCGCCCCTGCAGTATTGGCTCTCGGCGCTCTCCATGAAGGTCTTCGGGGTGAACGCCGCGGCGGCACGGCTGCCCATGGCGCTGGCCACGGCCATCTCCATGTGGTGCGCCTGGCGCCTGGCGCGGCGACTGGGGGTGGAGAGGCCCATGCAGGCGGTCTTCATGGCGGCCACGGCGCTGATCGCGTACGCCTGCGGGCAGATCCTGACCCTGGACGCGCTCTTCTCGGCCTTCCTGGTGCTCTCGGTGACGGCTGGGATCGAGGCGGTGGCGGCCCGGTACCAGGAGAAGCCCGCCCTGGGGTGGACCCTGCTGGCCTTCGGGGCCCAGGCCCTGGCGGTGCTGACCAAGGGGCTGGCCGGCCCAGTGCTGCTGGGCGGGACGCTGCTCTGCAGCCTGCCCTGGGCCTGGCGGGAGCCCCGGCTGCGGCGGGCCTTCCTCAGGACCTTCTTCGACCCCCTGGGCTGGCTCCTGATGCTGGTGATCGCGGTGCCCTGGTTCGTGGCGGTGGACCGGGCGAATCCGGGCCATGCGCGCTTCTTCTTCATCCACGAGCACTTCGAGCGTTTCACCACCCACGAGCACCACCGCCAGGGATCCAAGAACCCGGTGCTGGACAAGCTCTACTTCGTGATCATCCTGGTGCCGGGGCTCTTCCCCTGGCTGGGGCGCTGTCTGGTGGGGCTGAGGGGGGCCTTCGGATTCCTGCGCCGCCAGGGCGGGCCCCAGAGCGGAGAGGCCCCCCTCCACCGCTGGACGGTTTCGGCCCTGCTGATGGCCTTTCTGGTGCCCTTGGTGTTCTTTTCGCTGTCGGGCTCCAAGCTGCCGCCCTACATCCTGCCGGTGGTGGTGCCCCTGGTGGCCATGGGGGCGGCCTGGCTGCCGGAGAAGGGCCCCTGGTCCCGCCCCATGGGCCGCGAGCTGTTCCTCCTGGGTTTGGCCTTCCTGGCTGCAGGTTTCATTCCGGGCCTCATCCAGGATCGCAGCCAGATCGAGTGGGTCTTTGTCCTCGGGGCGGCCTTTGCGGCCCTGGGCGCCTGGGGGAGGTGGGGCCGGGGGCTTGACCGGGAGCGCTTCTCGGCTCTGCTGGTGGCTCTCTGCCTCCTCTTCACCTGGGTGGTGAACCGCTCCCTGGGCTCCTCCAAGGCCCTCGACCGTCTGGCGCGCCAAGCCCCTGCAGACGCCCAGTGGATCAGCGCGGGCAACTACTTCCAGATCCTGCCCTTCATCGGTCGCTCACCGGTCACGGTGGTGTCCGGGACAGGGGAGTTGGATTACGGCGTGGGGCGCCTGTCCGAGACCGAGCGCGAGCGCCGCTTCAAGGCGCAGCCGGAGGAGCTGACTTCTGCGGCACTCGAGCTCCGAAAGGAGCAGCCTGGGCGTCCTGTGTACGCTCTGGTCACCCCCGGTCTCTGGCGTCATCTACCCGAAGAGCAGCACCGCGCCTGGGAGGATCTGGACCGGACCTCTTCGGCAGTGCTCCTCCGGCTCCGATGA